The following DNA comes from Pedobacter cryoconitis.
GTTACGAACTATTCATTTGACCAGGTTAACAATCAAAAAATTGAAGAGAAACTAACCGATAGTAAAGGAGAAATTTTTTCAACTAAATTTTCATATCCCAAAGATATGGTCTTATCGGGTAATAGTATTCCTTATGCTGAGATGCAGCGACGGAATATGATTGGCTATATAATAGGAGTGGAGAAGTATAAAAATTCACTACTGTTAGATAAAATCTATAATGACTACACTGATAATCTTTCTGGCAATACAAATTTAATATTACCACAAGGAATAAGAAGTCAGCGGTTGTCTGGTGCCCCTGAGCAAAGGCTGACCTATAGCTCTTATGATAAAAAGGGTAATATATTGACTGTATCTTATGAAAGTGGTATCAAAACGGCTTATCTATGGAGTTACGACAGCCAATATCCCGTTGCAGAGATAAAAAATGCGACCTATTCACAAGTTCAGAGTGTTCTGGGGGCTGCTAGTATAGAGACTTTTAGTAATCTTTTTAATCCTGATAAAAGTACAATAGATACTTTCCTGGCGGGATTAAAATCAGGATTACCAGAAGCTGAGCTGACTACTTATTCTTATAAGCCTTTGGTTGGTTTAACAAGTCAAACTGATGTAAAAGGACAAACGACTTATTATGAGTATGATAGTTTTCAGCGTCTGAAAAATATAAAAGACCAAAATCAAAACTTAGTTAAAAATATACAATACAATTATGTGAGTAATGATAACCCCATATTTTCTAATGGGACAAGGAGTGTGACTTTCAGACGTAATAATTGTGAAGCTGGTAGTACAGGAAGTGAAGAGATATATGTGGTGCCGGCAGGAAAATTCAGTGCATCCACTAAGGAAGCTATGGAAGCTCTGGTGCAAGCTGATATAGACGCTAATGGACAGAATGAAGCGAATAGAGTTGGACGTTGTATCGTGCCTCCGCTTTGTGAAGGGGAAGATAAAAAAATAATTAATGGAGTTTGTGAGAGTGGCAATAGAGTTTATACTTCATCCATTCCAAAAAACAATAATACTTATGTCTGTTATTATCATTATGTGTTTTCAGACGGTAGTACAACAGCTACTCAGATGGAATCAGGGCATACGCAAGCATGTATTATAGAATGAGAATAATTGGGTTAGCGTTAAATTTCACATTGAATCAACAATAGATCACACAATTATTTTTATAAAATGAGACTTATGAAAAAGTATTTTAATAGTGTTTTATTCTTCTTAACATTATTTTTTTTAGGCACGGGGTTAAGCCAGGCACAAGAGAGTAATAAAACTCTGAGTAAATACAATGGGGAGGCAGAAATAAGAGCTAATGGAAGTGTAAGGCTGATCAGTGGATTTCATGTTCCTTCTGGCAGCTCTGTTCGCATTTTTACAAGAGCTAGTTTTCAGAACTGTGTACCTTATAGCAGCACTGCGACTAAGACACAGAATTTTATTAGTACAAGGATTTTTAAAAATCCAGGATTGACTCCTGAACAGACAGGATTGACACTTTGTGATGTCAATGAAACAATTCAATATTTTGATGGACTTACCAGACCACTGCAAACAGTAAAAGTGCAGGGCAGTCCGTCTGGTAAAGACGTAATTCAAATCTTTGCATATGATGAACTTGGGCGGGAAACAACTAAATATTTACCCTATACAAAATCTGGAGATAATGGTAGCTATCGTGCAGATCCCATATCTTCTGCGGGTGGCTTACAGGATTTTTATAACCCTTTTCCGAAAGGTGTTGACGGAACGCAGCAGGCTAATGGGGTAGTACGGATAAATGTTCCGTATGCGGACGTCATATTTGAGGCTTCTCCTTTAAATAGGATAAATGAACAAGGAGCTGCTGGAAGTGCGTGGAGCTTAAGTTCTGGACACACACAGAAAATAAGTTACGGATTTAACGATAACAACGAAGTTTTGGCGAATGGTTATGCTGTTCGTCTTTACAACGCTAATATAGTCACAACTGCTGGCGAAGAATATAAAAGGACTTTGTCATCAGATAAGCTTTATAGTGGCAATGTACTAAGCTTGACTATTACTAAAGACGAAAACTGGATATCAACAGATGGTAAAGCTAGTACAGTTGAGGAGTATAAAGACAAATTAGATCATCTTGTTTTAAAAAGATTGTTCAATAGAAAACCTGATAATACTTTAGAAGTACTTTCTACATATTATGTATATGATGATTTTGGAAATCTAAGTTTTGTTTTACCTCCGGGAAGTAATCCAGATGCGGGAAGCGTGGGCCAGGGAACGTTAGATGATTTTTGTTATCAGTATCGTTATGATGGAAGAAATAGACTTATCGAAAAAAAGATACCAGGAAAAGGTTGGGAGTTTATGGTTTATAATAAACTTGATCAGATAGTTTTTACGCAGGATGCTAATTTGTCTAAACAGAATCAATGGCTATTTACTAAATATGATGCTTTTGGAAGGGTTATCATTACTGGATTATATGCTAACAATGTTTTAAAAGGTCGGGTAGAATTACAAAATACAGTAGACAATCAATCTGTTAACAACCTTCCGTTATGGGAAAAGAGAGATAATTCAAATAGTAATGGATTGTGGACAGGATATAGTAATTCAAGTTTGCCTGTTGATAATATTGTAAGTTATTATAATATAAACTATTATGGCGATTACGATTTTGCTGGTAATACTTTTGGGAAACCTGTATCGGGGCAGGTTGACGGTTTGCGTGTTAAGTCATTGTTAACCGGCGTAAAAACAAATATCCTAAAAACAAATGGCGCAGAATTTTCTGCCCAAAATATGTTGCTTACTGCTAAGTATTATGATAATGAAGGGCGCGTTACTCAAGTCAAAAGTAAAAATCATTTGAAAGGGGAAGATATAGTTAATAACATTTACAACTTTGTTGGAGAATTAATTACCAGTGAACGTAAACATACTATTGCAAATAGCAGTGTTACGACAATTGTCAGCCGCTATGAATATGATCATACTGGAAACAAACTCGCAGTAATGGAGAGTATTAATGGTGCAAATGAGATTGTAATGAGCAAGTTTGATTATAATGAACTTGGGCAAAAGATAAAGAAAAGTTTGCATAGCACTGATGGGGGTAGTAATTTTCTCCAAAAAACTGATTTTAATTATAATGAAAGAGGTTGGTTAAAGAGTAGTCTTTCTAATGAATTTAGTATTCGGCTGAATTATAATGACGGTGATCTACCTCAATATAATGGTAATATATCCAATCAACTATGGACTGCAGGGGCAATTCCAAATACTAATTCTTTTAGTTATACCTATGATAAAATAAATCGTTTATTGAGGGGGATCAGCACTGGAGTTGTTATGTCAGAAAATTTGACTTATGATCTGATGGGTAATATAGCAACTCTAAGACGTGATAATCAAACTGGAACCTATAACTATAGTGGAAATCAATTAACAAGTATTTCTGATGGTATCCATCCTGCTGTTATTTATGCTTATGATGCAAATGGTAATTTAACTTCGGATGGCATGAATGGTATGTCTTTAAGTTATAATTCACTTAACCTGCCAATTTTAGCCAGTAAAACAGGAGTAAGTGTGAGTTATCAATATGATGCTGCGGGTAATAAGTTAAGCAAAATGTCTGTAAATAATAATATTACTTCAATAAGGAACTATATTCAGGGTATAGAATATAATGGGACTACTATTGATATAATTCATACTGAAGAAGGATTGGCTCAAAATAATGGAGGCACATATAATTATCAGTATAATTTGACTGATAATTTGGGTAATGTCCGTTATAGTTTCCAGCAGCATCCTGAAAGCAAGTTAATTGATCGTTTACAAAGTGATGATTATTACCCTTTTGGATTGCGTAAATCATCAGGAGCAGTTGTATCTTTAAACAATAAGTATTTATATAATGGGAAGGAATTGCAGGACGAGCTTGGGCAATATGATTATGGGGCACGATTCTATGATCCTGTGATAGGACGATGGAGCGTGATCGACCCATTAGCAGAAAAAGCAAGAAGGTGGAGTCCATATGTTTATGGAGATAATAATCCTATTATGAATATTGATCCAGATGGAATGCAAACTCAAAATTGTTGTGGGGGTTTCTTTGGGGCAGTAAAGCAAGGTTATTTTGATTACTTTAGTAATATTGGTAATGCTGTTGCACACCCAATAAATACGGCAACATCAATATTAACTTCAAAGGAAGCTTGGAAAACGTCAATATTAGATGCTTCTACATTTGGAAGTTATAGTTCGGCTAATACTTTAATGAATTTAAGCAGTAGTGTCGGTTCTGCGTTTGGTGGAGATGGAAGACCTTTAGGCCTTATGACTGGAACTGGATTGGGGAATTTAACAATAGGGCTTTTAACAGAAGGTGCTAGTAAAGGTTTAAATGCTGCCATTGGAAAAAATTTATCAAATATTTCTAATTTATATCATTCAACAACTAATGTAAATGCCACATACAGTATTTTAAATGAAGGAATAAATCCAGCTTATTTTAATTCTGCTTCTAGATTTGGAAAAGGCTTCTATATGTCTAATGATATTTCTACATCGGCTGCAGAATTATCGTATCATGGGTCAACTGTTGCAAATACAATAAACTTTAGTTTAGAGGGTGGATCATATCTTAATGCTACAAGCCCAGTTATGAGTTTTGGTGTTCAATATACTCCTGGCTTAATATCAGGTGCAGCTAAAACACTTGGTTATGATGGTGTAATGTACAATTCATTACGTGGGAATGGAATAAATGCAGTTCAATTTAAAAATTTTGGAAATTTGACAAATGGTACAATCGTTCGCTGATAATAACCTGGTCAATATAAGGCTGAGGGTAACACGTGTTTATACGCTAAAAGGAATAAAATATCTTTATAGGTTAAGTGATATGGTATATGGAGAATGGCTCATCTATAAAGATGGAAAACCTTTTTTTTATTTTAATATTTTTGATGATGATTACAAAGATATTAAAGATGAAATTGGTGGTGATGTAGAAAATTATCTTCGAATCAAGCTAATTCAAGCAGGAAAAGAATGGTCTTTAAAACAATATATCTTTGGAATACCAAGCTCTGGAACATTTGATGAGCAAATTAATATAGAAAAGCTGCCTAAGAATTTTTTGGTGAACAAATAATTTTGTTTTTTTTAGAGAGTGAATGATCATAGTAAGATTTGTTCATCAGTTTTACTTTTAATAATTACTGGTCCATCTTCTAAAGTTGAAATAATAGGAGCATAGTCTCACAAAATCTGAAAAGGTCGCATAGTATCTGGTGTAGTAACTACTGTCAATTCGCTTTTGAAGACTTTTTTTCTGGTGTTAATATTTCTAATATCATATGTGAGTATATACATTTTAATTATGCTTTTGCTATATGGGCCTGTTCAACCTTTAAAAGAATCTGGGAGAAGGTATGTTAGAAGATTATAAGTGGCGGAAAAATTATCTGAGGAAGTATTGAAAGACAAATAAACACAGGATTATGAACATTAATTTTTTTTTAATAGGATCTCTTTTCTTGATATTGGGAATTTTTTTTATGACAAGAAGTAAGTTTTATAAATATAAGCCTGATGACATGCTTTTTGCAGCAACGCTTAAAGCTTTTCTTGGAGCCGCATTGATAGCATTAGTTGGAGTAATGATCCTATTTAATGAAATCAAAAAAATGATACATTAAATAAATGCTAGATCATTATATGATACCAATAAAATTTACTTGATAAATAATCTCATATGGGAACCGGAAATATAAATACTTTTTCTTGGTTTGATGCTGGTCTTAGTTAATGCCTGACTAATCAATGAAAAAAAGTGTAAATTTAAGTGTTAATGATTTCTGTACGTAAATGAACAATGGTTGTTCATTTACGTACAGAAATTTCATTTCGTAACCATGGTTTGCCGCTTACAGTTTGTTTTATCCGTGTTTTGAGGCTGGCATAAAGTTAGTGTCTTCTGGTTTTAACTGGTATCTTACCATAGCAAGCCAACATGTATAAACTTACACTTAAAATCGCCTGGCGGAATCTTTGGAAGAATAAAGTCTTTTCGCTGATCAATATTGGCGGGCTGGCCATCGGGCTCGCCAGTTGTTTGCTGTTATTATTATATGTGAACTACGAATGGAGCTTCGATAAGCAGTTTCAGAATATTGACCGCATATATTCTGTGTATGAAAATGACAGGATGAGTGATAAGGTGACAACCAATCGTGCCTATTGTACGCCCAGTCAGCTTGCGGCTACTGCTATGCAAACCATACCAGGAATTGAATATACATGTCGTTTAGCTGAGAGCGGCGGGCTTTTCAGGTATAAGGAGAATAGCTTCAATAAAAAAATTATCTATACTGATCCTTCTTTCCTTCAACTATTCGACTATGAGTTTATCAAAGGAAATCCTGCAACTGCTTTAACGGCACCTTCTTCCATATTGATTACAGAAGAAACGGCCAGGGTGTTTTTCGGAGATGAAGAGCCTGTAGGTAAAACCATAAAATTTGATAACCGTGTTCCGCTAATCGTTACTGCGGTCATTAAGAAATTATCAGCGAATCAAAGTCATCAGTTTGATATGTTGATGTCCTGGTCTTTATTGGAAAAGGAACGGCCCTACTTTACACGTATGGATTGGAGTGACGGTGCTTTAAATACGCTTATCCAACTGAAAGACAAAAGTTCATTTGCGGCTGCGGATGCACAAATGAGAAAAATATTTATGCAGAAACAAAATGGAGATAAATACATTGAGTTTTTTCTTTTCCCGTTTGAGAAAAATCATTTATATAACTCTTTTGAAAATGGTAAGTTGGTTGGCGGTGGTATTGATCAGGTGAGGTTATATTTGGCGCTGGCCGGCTGCGTATTGTTTATTGGCTGTATAAATTATATGAATCTTTCTACTGCGCGTTCTGAAAAAAGAGCCAGAGAGGTGGGGGTTCGTAAAACGCTGGGATCATCCAGAAACGCGATAGCATGGCAGTTCTTAATAGAATCTCTATTGTTATCTTTTTTTGCAATGGTGCTCGCATTTATTCTGCTGGAAATTTCATTACCCTGGTTTAATGATCTTCTAGGTATCCATATCGCTGTCGATTATCATTCTTATGGTATCTGGGTGGCACTGATTCTGCTGATTATCAATACAGGTTTGCTTGCAGGAAGCTATCCTTCATTTTATTTGTCTTCATTTATTCCTGTTAAAGTATTGAAAGGGTTCAGTGGAGCGGGCAAAACTTCTTTACCTATGCGTAAAGTATTGGTGGTTCTTCAGTTTGGGTTTTCTATATGTATGATTGTGTGCGCAATAGTCGTACATAATCAGATGCAGTATATGAACACCAAGCCTCTGGGTTTTAATAAAGATAACCTGGTTCAGTTATGGAGATCAGGAACTTTAAGAGATCACCATAAGTTGGATCTTTTTAAAGGTGAATTGATTAAATCTGGTGCAATAGTCGCGGCGACAGAAACAGCCAACGGAGTGACAAACAATTCTGTGAGTACAGAGAAAATAGGATGGCCTGGCCAACAGAAAAACGAACAGATAAAAATGCAGCTCCATTTTTCTGGTTATGATTTTACGCAAACTATTGGTTCTAAAATACTTTTGGGGCGTGATTTTAACCGTGCTTTTGCTAGTGATTCTTTAGCTGTTGTACTGAATGAGACTGCGGTGAAAACTATGAATCTTAAAAATCCAATCGGTGCTCAAATCAGGAATGGGGACTGGGGGCAGACTTTTACAGTTATTGGTGTGATGAAGGATTACATCTATTCCTCTTTAGGGACAAAGGTGGAATCTGTATTATATTTTTATACGGAAAAAGATAATGCTGATATGCTTGTACTGCGTCTTAATCCTGCGGTCAATATAACCCAAGCTATAGAAAAGATAAAGGCATTGAGTCAGAAACTTAACCCCGATTATCCTTTTGAAATGACTTTTGTTAATCAGCAAATGGCAGAAAAGCTCCATGATGAAAAGGTTTTAAGCATGCTGTCCAATGTGTTTGGTGGTTTCGCTATTTTCATCTCCTGCCTTGGCTTACTTGGCTTAGCGTTATATATGGCGGAGCAGCGAAGTAAAGAAATCAGTATCCGTAAAGTGCTGGGAGCAGATATGAAAAATATACTGATTCTTTTGAATAAGGATTTTATTAAACTGGTGATTATCTCCAATTTGATTTCGATTCCTGTGGCTTATATTTTAGCAGTCAAATGGCTGCAAAAGTATGATTATAAGATAGAAATTAGTTACTGGCCTTTTTTAACGGCATTGATATTATCTGTATTGATTGCAATACTGTCTGTGAGCCTGCAGACTTTTAAGGTGGCGAAAGCAAACCCTGTGGATGCGTTAAAGTATGAATAGGGCATAAAAAAAGAGAGTGCCCTTTTGGAGCACTCTCTTTTGATAATTTATGATTAAATATTAAGCTACACCCTCAGCTAAAACAATAATCTTGTTCTTTAAAACCTCTACAACGCCACCTTTAATAATAAAGATTTGTTCATCAGTTTTGCTTTTAATAATTACTGGTCCATCTTCTAAAGTTGAAATAATAGGAGCATGGTCTCTCAAAATTTGAAAAGATCCCATCGTTCCTGGTACAGTAACTGCTGTAACTTCGCCTTCGAAGACTTTTTTATCTGGTGTTAATATTTCTAATGTCATATGTTGAGTGTATACGCTTTAATTAAGCGTTTGCTTCAGCTAATAGTTTCTTTCCTTTTTCAATTGCATCATCGATGCCACCTACTAAGTTAAATGCAGCTTCAGGGTATTCATCAACTTCACCATCCATAATCATGTTAAATGCTTTGATGGTTTCTTTAATGTCAACCAATACACCTTTTAAGCCTGTAAATTGCTCAGCTACGTGGAAAGGTTGTGACAAGAAACGTTGAACACGACGTGCACGGTGAACGATTAATTTATCTTCTTCAGATAATTCATCCATACCTAAAATCGCGATGATATCCTGTAACTCTTTGTAACGTTGTAAAATTTCTTTCACACGTTGTGCAGTGTTATAGTGCTCATCTCCTAAAATAGCTGGAGAAAGGATACGTGATGTAGAATCCAGTGGATCTACAGCAGGGTAAATACCTAGCTCAGAAATTTTACGTGATAATACTGTTGTTGCATCTAAGTGGGCAAACGTTGTAGCCGGAGCCGGGTCAGTTAAATCATCCGCAGGTACATAAACTGCTTGTACGGAAGTAATTGATCCACGTTTAGTTGAAGTAATACGTTCTTGCATTAATCCCATCTCTGTTGCCAGAGTTGGTTGGTAACCTACCGCAGAAGGCATACGGCCTAAAAGTGCCGATACTTCAGAACCTGCCTGAGTGAAACGGAAGATGTTATCAACGAAGAAAAGGATATCTTTTCCAGCGCCTTCTCCATCACCATCACGGAAATATTCAGCTACAGTTAATCCTGATAGAGCTACACGGGCACGTGCTCCAGGAGGCTCGTTCATTTGACCGAAAACCAATGTTGCTTTAGATTCTTTTAATTTCTCTGTATCAACTTTGCTTAAGTCCCATCCACCTTTTTCCATTGAATGAAGGAATTCATCACCATAGTTGATTACACCAGACTCAATGAACTCACGTAAAAGGTCATTTCCTTCACGTGTACGCTCACCAACACCTGCGAATACTGATAAACCAGCATATGCTTTCGCAATGTTGTTTACCAATTCCATGATTAATACAGTTTTACCTACACCTGCACCACCAAATAATCCGATTTTACCACCTTTAACATAAGGCTCTAATAAATCGATTACTTTGATACCTGTATAAAGTACTTCTGATTCTGTTGACAGTTCATCGAAACGTGGAGGGGCGTTGTGAATAGATTTACCGCCAGTTTTATCAACTGCGTTAATTCCATCAATAGCTTCACCTACAACATTGAATAAACGACCCTTGATTTGATCACCAATAGGCATTTTGATAGGAGAGCCAGTATCAACTGCGGCCATTCCACGTACTAAACCATCAGTCGAGTCCATTGCAATTGCACGGACACGGTCTTCACCAAGATGTTGTTGAACTTCTAAAACGATCTTCTGTCCGTTTTCTTTTTCAATCTCTAATGCAGAGAAGATTTGAGGTAAATGAGCATCGTCAGCAAAACTCACGTCTACTACCGGTCCTATAATCTGCGCTATTTTTCCAATGTT
Coding sequences within:
- a CDS encoding ABC transporter permease: MYKLTLKIAWRNLWKNKVFSLINIGGLAIGLASCLLLLLYVNYEWSFDKQFQNIDRIYSVYENDRMSDKVTTNRAYCTPSQLAATAMQTIPGIEYTCRLAESGGLFRYKENSFNKKIIYTDPSFLQLFDYEFIKGNPATALTAPSSILITEETARVFFGDEEPVGKTIKFDNRVPLIVTAVIKKLSANQSHQFDMLMSWSLLEKERPYFTRMDWSDGALNTLIQLKDKSSFAAADAQMRKIFMQKQNGDKYIEFFLFPFEKNHLYNSFENGKLVGGGIDQVRLYLALAGCVLFIGCINYMNLSTARSEKRAREVGVRKTLGSSRNAIAWQFLIESLLLSFFAMVLAFILLEISLPWFNDLLGIHIAVDYHSYGIWVALILLIINTGLLAGSYPSFYLSSFIPVKVLKGFSGAGKTSLPMRKVLVVLQFGFSICMIVCAIVVHNQMQYMNTKPLGFNKDNLVQLWRSGTLRDHHKLDLFKGELIKSGAIVAATETANGVTNNSVSTEKIGWPGQQKNEQIKMQLHFSGYDFTQTIGSKILLGRDFNRAFASDSLAVVLNETAVKTMNLKNPIGAQIRNGDWGQTFTVIGVMKDYIYSSLGTKVESVLYFYTEKDNADMLVLRLNPAVNITQAIEKIKALSQKLNPDYPFEMTFVNQQMAEKLHDEKVLSMLSNVFGGFAIFISCLGLLGLALYMAEQRSKEISIRKVLGADMKNILILLNKDFIKLVIISNLISIPVAYILAVKWLQKYDYKIEISYWPFLTALILSVLIAILSVSLQTFKVAKANPVDALKYE
- a CDS encoding DUF6443 domain-containing protein — its product is MKKYFNSVLFFLTLFFLGTGLSQAQESNKTLSKYNGEAEIRANGSVRLISGFHVPSGSSVRIFTRASFQNCVPYSSTATKTQNFISTRIFKNPGLTPEQTGLTLCDVNETIQYFDGLTRPLQTVKVQGSPSGKDVIQIFAYDELGRETTKYLPYTKSGDNGSYRADPISSAGGLQDFYNPFPKGVDGTQQANGVVRINVPYADVIFEASPLNRINEQGAAGSAWSLSSGHTQKISYGFNDNNEVLANGYAVRLYNANIVTTAGEEYKRTLSSDKLYSGNVLSLTITKDENWISTDGKASTVEEYKDKLDHLVLKRLFNRKPDNTLEVLSTYYVYDDFGNLSFVLPPGSNPDAGSVGQGTLDDFCYQYRYDGRNRLIEKKIPGKGWEFMVYNKLDQIVFTQDANLSKQNQWLFTKYDAFGRVIITGLYANNVLKGRVELQNTVDNQSVNNLPLWEKRDNSNSNGLWTGYSNSSLPVDNIVSYYNINYYGDYDFAGNTFGKPVSGQVDGLRVKSLLTGVKTNILKTNGAEFSAQNMLLTAKYYDNEGRVTQVKSKNHLKGEDIVNNIYNFVGELITSERKHTIANSSVTTIVSRYEYDHTGNKLAVMESINGANEIVMSKFDYNELGQKIKKSLHSTDGGSNFLQKTDFNYNERGWLKSSLSNEFSIRLNYNDGDLPQYNGNISNQLWTAGAIPNTNSFSYTYDKINRLLRGISTGVVMSENLTYDLMGNIATLRRDNQTGTYNYSGNQLTSISDGIHPAVIYAYDANGNLTSDGMNGMSLSYNSLNLPILASKTGVSVSYQYDAAGNKLSKMSVNNNITSIRNYIQGIEYNGTTIDIIHTEEGLAQNNGGTYNYQYNLTDNLGNVRYSFQQHPESKLIDRLQSDDYYPFGLRKSSGAVVSLNNKYLYNGKELQDELGQYDYGARFYDPVIGRWSVIDPLAEKARRWSPYVYGDNNPIMNIDPDGMQTQNCCGGFFGAVKQGYFDYFSNIGNAVAHPINTATSILTSKEAWKTSILDASTFGSYSSANTLMNLSSSVGSAFGGDGRPLGLMTGTGLGNLTIGLLTEGASKGLNAAIGKNLSNISNLYHSTTNVNATYSILNEGINPAYFNSASRFGKGFYMSNDISTSAAELSYHGSTVANTINFSLEGGSYLNATSPVMSFGVQYTPGLISGAAKTLGYDGVMYNSLRGNGINAVQFKNFGNLTNGTIVR
- the atpC gene encoding ATP synthase F1 subunit epsilon, with the protein product MTLEILTPDKKVFEGEVTAVTVPGTMGSFQILRDHAPIISTLEDGPVIIKSKTDEQIFIIKGGVVEVLKNKIIVLAEGVA
- the atpD gene encoding F0F1 ATP synthase subunit beta, with the translated sequence MPNIGKIAQIIGPVVDVSFADDAHLPQIFSALEIEKENGQKIVLEVQQHLGEDRVRAIAMDSTDGLVRGMAAVDTGSPIKMPIGDQIKGRLFNVVGEAIDGINAVDKTGGKSIHNAPPRFDELSTESEVLYTGIKVIDLLEPYVKGGKIGLFGGAGVGKTVLIMELVNNIAKAYAGLSVFAGVGERTREGNDLLREFIESGVINYGDEFLHSMEKGGWDLSKVDTEKLKESKATLVFGQMNEPPGARARVALSGLTVAEYFRDGDGEGAGKDILFFVDNIFRFTQAGSEVSALLGRMPSAVGYQPTLATEMGLMQERITSTKRGSITSVQAVYVPADDLTDPAPATTFAHLDATTVLSRKISELGIYPAVDPLDSTSRILSPAILGDEHYNTAQRVKEILQRYKELQDIIAILGMDELSEEDKLIVHRARRVQRFLSQPFHVAEQFTGLKGVLVDIKETIKAFNMIMDGEVDEYPEAAFNLVGGIDDAIEKGKKLLAEANA